The region ATAACACACGCCCTTTAAAGCTGCGTAAAGTCCAGTTCTACGACAGAACCCTTAAAAGACGGTTTGAGTTTTTAACTAACTTGTTTGAAATGAGGGCTGATTTAATAGCTGCTATTTACAAACTACGATGGCAAATTGAACTTCTGTTCAAACAATTAAAACAAATTTTCCCGCTAAAATATTTTCTCGGGGACAATGAAAATGCGATTAAAATACAGATATACTGTGCCTTAATCGCAAACCTATTGATGACTGTTATCCAAAAAACGCTCAAGAGGAAATGGGCGTTTTCCAATTTAGTTAGCTTCTGTAAAATTCATTTGTTTAACTACATTCATTTATTCAGGTTTCTTGAGCATCCGGACAAAGATTGGCAGAAAACTTATGACGAATTGATGCAGCCCTCTCTATTCTGAGGCTTACTTTAAAAAATTCATTAAATGCAAACCTTAATTCTCAGAAAATCATAGTTTTGAAAAATCAATTGATCAATTCCGTGCTTTTATCGGACAGTAATGGTTTTTTATATTAGGGTTAGCCGATAATGCATTGTTTTTGGCTGTTCCTGTAGCTACTAAATCAACTACAAGGTCAGTGTAAATTCGTACTTTTTTTGTAACGGGATTGTATTGAACCGGATAAACTACAATGCTTTGACCACGTACATTGCGAATGATATATGGTTTCTGTGCTTTTGAAAGCTTTTCTGGAAAAAAAGCATTTTGCTTATATTCATCACCATATACATAAGGATAATCGCTTGTTTTCTTATCGCGCGACATAATGCCTTTTGAAGGAGCCATCTCGAAGTTATCGATTTCAACAAAACGGCTCTTAATTATTTTGAGTTCCATATGCGCATTGTCAGGTATGGCAAGTGCTTGCGATATTTTTGGAACATCTGGTGCTCCCTTGGTTTTGGTTCTGGTGCATTCCGGAATTTCAATAAGTTTTGAAGCCCCGCGAGGTGTGTGCACATCTTTGATCTTGTATGCATTAAAGTCAAATGCTAAGCGGATGTGGTTGGGGTCAGACTGTATCAGTTTAATTTGTGTCTGGTTGTTTTTGGCTTGCTTATCGAGCTTTTGCCATTGTTGGTTTTTTGCTGAAGCTTGTGATATTAAGAAAGTCACAAGTAGCAGACTAAGTAAAATTTGTCTCATAAATTGTGAATTTGGGAGTTTATTTTTATCGCTGTTCAAAATCAACACGAAAATATGGATGTAGATTTAATGGTCAATTTTTTTCGACAAACAACATATTGAGTTAAATCAATAACATGCATCTATGAATAAATATATGTTTATTGTTTATAACTGTAAATCAGGTATTAATACAATAAAACCTTAATTTGTTGAATTGGGTTTAAAAGGTTATTATTGAAAATTGGGAGCGTATGGTTGTGTTCAGGTTAAAAAAAATTCCTTCTCCGCATATTGCGAAGAAGGAATAGGTATGAAATCGGTTATTAGAGAGATTTTATTTTAAATAGATTTTGCAGCGTTAAAGGCTGTCAGAATAGCTTCCCTTGCCTTTGCTGGTTTAATGGCATCACCTACTATATGTACAGGTATTTTTCCTTGCAGGTTATATTGAAGTTCATTGACGCTTTTCATTCCCGTAGCAATTACAATTTTATCAATTTTGTTCAGTGTTTTGGTGTTGCCTGCTTTATCTTCAATTAACACCTGATGGTTGTTTATAATCTCAGTAACTTTATGATTAATGAATATTTCTACATCATGCTTTTTGAGTTTGGCTAATGTGAATTTTCGCTCAATCATTTCCATACCCCGGGCAACTTCATCAAGCATTTCTACAATGGTAACTTTATTGTTTTTGTCTACCAGTTTGCTTGATATTTCAGCCCCAATCAAACCACCACCAATAACAAGCACGCTTTTGTCTTCAGGTAGGTTTTCATCATGCAGGAATTCGCTCCAATAATAGGTTTTCAGCCCTTTTATAGGAGGAACCGCAGGTTCTGCTCCTGTTGCCAAAACCACTTCCTGATAGCCGTTCCCCGTAATGTCTTCAGGGGTAACTTTTTTGTGTATGGTTTTAATGTTTTGCGATTTAAGTTCGAATTTGTAATAATCGACAATTTCTTTCAGACTATCTTTTTTAGGTGGTAACCAGGCAAGGTTAAATTGACCGCCTAATTTTTCTTTTTCATAGAGGTCAACATTGTGACCACGTTCTTTAAGTGTCAGTGAAGCTTGCATACCGGCTAATCCACCGCCCACAACAGCGATGTGTTTGGCTTTATCGGCTTTGTCTGGTATATCATCCTCTAACCCTACTTGTGGATTTACTACGCATCCTAAGCCTTTTCCACTTTTCACCCCACCAAGGCAGCCTTCGGCACATGCAAGGCATGGACGGATTCTGCCTTCTTTTTTACCGAGATATTTTCCGGCAAAATCCGGGTCGGCTACCAGGGCACGGCCTAATGCGATATAGGGCCTGTTGTAATTGCCATTAATTTGCTCAATATCTTTAGGTGAATTAATGCGGCCCACAAAAATTACCGGAATATTAATTTTATTTTGTAGTTGTCCGGCCATTTCCCATGTTTTACCTTTTTTTATGAACATGTGCTGGAAAAACCATGGGGGCGTGGAGCATGCGGTACCTGCTGTAAGATGGATGGCTGCAGCTCCTCGTTTTTCAAGTTCCTGCGAGAATGTAAACATATCTTCAAGATGAAAACCTTCTGGAAACATTTCGTCACCACTAATGCGAACAATTATGGGTAGGTCCGAGGCTTTACATACAGCATCGAAAATTTCAAGTGGAAATTTCATTCTGTTGTCGAGTGAACCTCCATATTCATCAGATCTTTGGTTTACCGCCGGACTTAAAAACTGGGCTGCCAGGTATCCGTGGCCAAATTGCAATTCGATCATATCGAAGTTAGCTTCTTTTGCACGTTTAGCGGCATTTACGAATAGGCTAATGGCATAATCCATATCTGCCCTGTCCATGCTGCGTGGTTTAGCACCACCATTTTCACAAATCTGGTCACTTGCTGATACATGGTAGTTTCCTGGAATTTTGGGATTTGCCATGCGCCCCGGATGATTGAGGTGTGCAATGGTTTTGGTTCCGAATTGTTTAATCTCATGGTTCAGCTTTTTAAGTCCTTCGATTTTGTCATCGTTGTCAATACCCATTTGTGTGGGTAATTCCCGCAAACCCTTATCAAGGTAGAGCGGTTCAGGAATTACCGCGCCAAGATGTTCGGCACGGGCACGATAGAAAATAAGATGCTTATCGGTTACTTCGCCCTTATTGTTGCTATAACCAAGCTTAATAGGTGCAAAGATGAACTGGTTTTTTAGATGTAACATATTTATGATGATTTTGGGATTAGTTTCATGCTAAGGTCGTATAGTCCATCCTGTAATTTAATATCATTAGCTGCTTCCGCAGGCTCTGCTTCGTTTGAATATTCAAAATATTTCCCTGTGGTATCCTGAGGTAGCTCGAGGGCTGCAAAAATTAATTGATCTGCACCGGCATTTAAATCTGAGCCGCCACCACCCCAGCCGCTGCGTAATAATTTAGTATCTATAACCCCAGGATGCACAGCGTTTATTTTAAGTTGAGGCTTTTCTCTGGCCATCTTTTTTGTGAAAAGAATATTGCCAAGTTTTGATGCTCCATAGGCTTTGCTACTGTCAAAATTTGTTGGATTTACCACATCGTTGAGGTCGATGTGGCTGGCATGAATCATACTTGAGACGTTTACTATGACCTGCTTGTTTTGCTCCTCCATTATGGGTATGAGTAAATACGAGAGATAAAAAGGAGCAAGATAATTTATCATAAAGGTTTTTTCGATTTTATGATCGGTAACCAATTCCAGCTCCGACTGGAATACGCCTGCATTATTAATGAGTATATCGGGAATCATGTTTCGGTGCACCAAAACCTCAACCAGTCCCTCAATATCGCTGAAGCTTGTAAGGTCGGCATTGACGTATTCAATGAATTTATTGTTCGTTTCTTTGCGGAACAGGTCCCTGAGCTTTTTGCCTTGCCTTACATTTCGCCCATGCATAATAATGCGGTGACCCAATTGGGCAAGTCTGAATGCTGTTTGCTTTCCTATGCCATCTGTGGCGCCTGTGATGAGTATGGTGCGTTTCATTGGTTTGGGGTTTTGATTTATTTTTTACAAATCTTTAAAAACGCGGGCTAGCGATAACCCTGGAGCATCAAGTCTTAAATCAAGGAAATATCCAAAAGGTGTTTGATGCACAGTATAGCCGGCATTCTTCATTTTTTCTTCAGCCTTGTCAAAAATAGATTTTGTAAGATCAGGATCGGCCTTGCTTTCTGATAAATGAGCGAATGAATGCAATATTAAGGTTTCGGCTTCATTTTTTTTCATGATCCATTTCAAATTTTTCACCAGTTTCTTAGTTACATCAGCTTCCCGATCTGCATCTTCAGCTTCAGCCTGAATGAACGCTGTTTGTACTTTTTCAAAATCGTGGCTTTCGGTGTGTGCTTCTGCATCCTCCAATGTTTTTGTTGTTGGAGTGTAACCAAAATTGTTGGCGTAAATCAATAATAGTTTCATGTGTGGTAAATATTTATTTTTGACAATCCATTTTATGTAAAAACCAAACTCCCAGCGCCGCTATTCCGGTATAAAGTCCGAAAAAAGCATTAAAACCTATCAGAGCAATTAAACTGCCTCCCAACAGCGGGAAAAGCACGGGTAATATGTTTCCGGCTCCGGCTATTCCAGTATATAATGCCCTGTTTTGGGTGGTTGAAATTTCAAGCAATACGCCACTATTGGCAATTTGATACAAGGTTAAAAATACACCACCCATAAAAAATGAAATATAGTAAAACCAAACGTTAGATGAAAATATCCAGGCCGCTGCCGGGTAAATTACGGCCAATCCCCACAGAAACCACAGCATGCTTCGATATGAGAATTTTTTGGCTCGTTTGTATAAGATTAGCCCGGAAACAATTAACCCCAGTGTTTTGGCAATTAGTAAGTTGCCCACAAGGCCGCTGGTAGCAAGTTCTTTTTCTCCGGCAAAAAGTAATAAAAAGGGCATGAGGCCCTGTCCGAGTCCCAGCACATTGATGCTTAACAGGAAAAAAAGTAATTTGCGATCGCGTTTCAGTTCACTCC is a window of Salinivirga cyanobacteriivorans DNA encoding:
- a CDS encoding C25 family peptidase propeptide domain-containing protein; this translates as MRQILLSLLLVTFLISQASAKNQQWQKLDKQAKNNQTQIKLIQSDPNHIRLAFDFNAYKIKDVHTPRGASKLIEIPECTRTKTKGAPDVPKISQALAIPDNAHMELKIIKSRFVEIDNFEMAPSKGIMSRDKKTSDYPYVYGDEYKQNAFFPEKLSKAQKPYIIRNVRGQSIVVYPVQYNPVTKKVRIYTDLVVDLVATGTAKNNALSANPNIKNHYCPIKARN
- a CDS encoding NAD(P)/FAD-dependent oxidoreductase, which produces MLHLKNQFIFAPIKLGYSNNKGEVTDKHLIFYRARAEHLGAVIPEPLYLDKGLRELPTQMGIDNDDKIEGLKKLNHEIKQFGTKTIAHLNHPGRMANPKIPGNYHVSASDQICENGGAKPRSMDRADMDYAISLFVNAAKRAKEANFDMIELQFGHGYLAAQFLSPAVNQRSDEYGGSLDNRMKFPLEIFDAVCKASDLPIIVRISGDEMFPEGFHLEDMFTFSQELEKRGAAAIHLTAGTACSTPPWFFQHMFIKKGKTWEMAGQLQNKINIPVIFVGRINSPKDIEQINGNYNRPYIALGRALVADPDFAGKYLGKKEGRIRPCLACAEGCLGGVKSGKGLGCVVNPQVGLEDDIPDKADKAKHIAVVGGGLAGMQASLTLKERGHNVDLYEKEKLGGQFNLAWLPPKKDSLKEIVDYYKFELKSQNIKTIHKKVTPEDITGNGYQEVVLATGAEPAVPPIKGLKTYYWSEFLHDENLPEDKSVLVIGGGLIGAEISSKLVDKNNKVTIVEMLDEVARGMEMIERKFTLAKLKKHDVEIFINHKVTEIINNHQVLIEDKAGNTKTLNKIDKIVIATGMKSVNELQYNLQGKIPVHIVGDAIKPAKAREAILTAFNAAKSI
- a CDS encoding SDR family NAD(P)-dependent oxidoreductase; this encodes MKRTILITGATDGIGKQTAFRLAQLGHRIIMHGRNVRQGKKLRDLFRKETNNKFIEYVNADLTSFSDIEGLVEVLVHRNMIPDILINNAGVFQSELELVTDHKIEKTFMINYLAPFYLSYLLIPIMEEQNKQVIVNVSSMIHASHIDLNDVVNPTNFDSSKAYGASKLGNILFTKKMAREKPQLKINAVHPGVIDTKLLRSGWGGGGSDLNAGADQLIFAALELPQDTTGKYFEYSNEAEPAEAANDIKLQDGLYDLSMKLIPKSS
- a CDS encoding threonyl-tRNA synthetase editing domain-containing protein is translated as MKLLLIYANNFGYTPTTKTLEDAEAHTESHDFEKVQTAFIQAEAEDADREADVTKKLVKNLKWIMKKNEAETLILHSFAHLSESKADPDLTKSIFDKAEEKMKNAGYTVHQTPFGYFLDLRLDAPGLSLARVFKDL